The Flavobacterium sp. HJ-32-4 genome contains a region encoding:
- a CDS encoding SymE family type I addiction module toxin — protein sequence MAFLPSPHNYTTMANPRKLKIHRKYQVRAYGITTTIPEIRLKGKWLEKLGFRQGQTVIVEELEDTLVIRVDKGER from the coding sequence ATGGCGTTCTTACCTTCGCCCCACAATTATACGACCATGGCCAACCCTAGAAAACTCAAGATCCACAGGAAATACCAAGTCCGTGCGTACGGCATCACGACGACGATACCTGAAATTCGCCTGAAAGGAAAGTGGCTGGAGAAATTAGGCTTCCGGCAAGGGCAAACCGTTATTGTGGAGGAGTTGGAAGATACGCTGGTGATAAGGGTGGATAAG